Proteins from a single region of Choloepus didactylus isolate mChoDid1 chromosome 10, mChoDid1.pri, whole genome shotgun sequence:
- the LOC119504978 gene encoding olfactory receptor 13C7-like, protein MENTNQTSSVTEFILLGLSAHPKLEKMFFVLILLTYLVILMGNGVLIIVTVTVSCLHTSMYFFLGNLSFLDICYTTSSVPLILDSFLTPRKTIPFPACAVQMSLSFAMGATECVLLGMMAFDRYVAICNPLRYPVVMSKAAYVPMAAGSWVAGIAASIVQTFLAMRLPFCGNNIINHFTCEILAVLKLACADISINVISMGVTNVIFLAFPVLFIFVSYIFIITTILKIPSAEGRKKAFSTCSAHLTVVVVFYGTILFMYGKPKSKDPLGADKQDLSDKLISLFYGVVTPMLNPIIYSLRNKDVKAAVRNLVVQKRFTQ, encoded by the coding sequence ATGGAAAATACCAATCAGACTTCCTCTGTGACAGAGTTTATCTTGCTTGGACTCTCTGCCCACCCAAAGCTGGAGAAAATGTTCTTTGTGCTCATCCTACTGACGTACCTGGTGATCCTGATGGGCAATGGTGTTCTCATCATAGTGACTGTCACTGTCTCCTGCCTGCACACatccatgtacttcttcctgggGAACCTCTCCTTCCTGGACATCTGCTACACAACCTCCTCAGTTCCCCTCATTCTAGACAGCTTCCTCACTCCCAGGAAAACCATCCCCTTCCCAGCCTGTGCTGTGCAGATGTCCCTTTCCTTTGCCATGGGAGCCACAGAATGTGTGCTCCTGGGCATGATGGCCTTTGATCGCTATGTAGCCATCTGCAACCCCCTTAGATACCCTGTGGTCATGAGCAAGGCTGCCTATGTGCCCATGGCTGCCGGCTCCTGGGTGGCTGGAATTGCTGCCTCCATAGTTCAAACATTCTTGGCAATGAGGCTGCCCTTTTGTGGGAACAACATTATCAACCACTTCACCTGTGAGATCCTGGCTGTCCTGAAGTTGGCCTGTGCTGACATCTCCATCAATGTGATCAGCATGGGGGTGACCAACGTGATATTTCTGGCATTTCCAGTTCTTTTCATCTTTGTCTCCTACATCTTCATTATCACCACCATCCTGAAGATCCCTTCAGCTGAGGGCAGGAAAAAAGCTTTCTCTACCTGCTCTGCCCACCTCACAGTTGTGGTTGTCTTCTATGGGACCATCCTCTTCATGTATGGGAAGCCCAAGTCTAAGGACCCACTGGGAGCTGACAAACAGGACCTTTCAGACAAGCTCATCTCACTTTTCTATGGGGTGGTGACCCCCATGCTCAACCCCatcatctacagcctgaggaacaaggaCGTGAAGGCCGCTGTGAGGAACCTGGTGGTTCAGAAACGCTTCACCCAGTAA
- the LOC119504965 gene encoding olfactory receptor 13C7-like, with protein MEVTNQSIVAEFILLGLSNQPRLEKTFFVLILLMYLAILLGNGLLILVTIVDSRLHTPMYFFLGNLAFLDICYTTSSVPLVLDGFLTPRKTISFSACAGQMFLSFAMGATECVLLGMMAFDRYVAICNPLRYPMVMSKAAYVPMAAGSWVAGGTNSLVQISLAVQLPFCGDNVINHFTCEILAVLKLACADISLNVISMGVANVIFLGVPVLLIFVSYIFIITTILRIPSAEGKQKAFSTCSAHLTVVIIFYGTILFMYAKPKSKDSLGADKQDVSDKLISLFYGVLTPMLNPIIYSLRNKDVKVAVKNLVSQKCFTQ; from the coding sequence atggaAGTAACCAACCAGTCCATTGTGGCAGAGTTTATCTTGCTGGGGCTGTCAAACCAGCCAAGGCTGGAGAAAACGTTCTTTGTGCTCATCCTGCTGATGTACCTGGCGATCCTGCTGGGCAATGGGCTCCTCATCCTGGTGACCATCGTTGACTCCCGCctgcacacacccatgtacttcttcctgggGAATCTTGCCTTCCTGGACATTTGCTACACAACTTCCTCAGTCCCCCTAGTCTTGGATGGTTTCCTGACTCCCAGGAAAACTATTTCATTCTCAGCCTGTGCTGGGCAGATGTTCCTCTCCTTTGCCATGGGAGCCACAGAGTGTGTGCTCCTGGGCATGATGGCCTTTGATCGCTACGTGGCCATCTGCAACCCCCTGAGATACCCCATGGTCATGAGCAAGGCTGCCTACGTGCCCATGGCTGCTGGCTCCTGGGTGGCTGGTGGAACCAACTCCTTGGTGCAGATCTCTCTTGCGGTACAATTACCCTTCTGTGGGGACAACGTTATTAATCACTTCACCTGTGAGATCCTGGCTGTCCTGAAGTTGGCCTGTGCAGACATCTCCCTCAATGTGATCAGTATGGGGGTGGCTAATGTGATCTTCCTGGGGGTCCCAGTACTGCTCATCTTTGTTTCCTACATCTTCATAATCACCACCATCCTGAGGATCCCCTCAGCTGAGGGGAAGCAaaaggccttctccacctgctctgCCCACCTCACTGTGGTGATCATTTTCTATGGGACTATTCTTTTTATGTATGCAAAGCCCAAATCAAAGGATTCCCTTGGAGCAGACAAGCAGGATGTTTCAGACAAGCTCATCTCTCTTTTCTATGGGGTGCTCACCCCCATGCTCAACCCCATTATCTATagcctgaggaacaaggatgTGAAGGTTGCTGTAAAGAACCTGGTGAGTCAGAAATGCTTCACCCAGTGA